The Deltaproteobacteria bacterium genome has a segment encoding these proteins:
- the rimO gene encoding 30S ribosomal protein S12 methylthiotransferase RimO, which translates to MSVKKIGLISLGCPKNLVDSEEMAGRLRKAGYRLTGDEREADLILINTCGFIESAREESIDTILEYCRRKEAGDLEGVIVTGCLAERYRAELEKEIPEVDAFLTLSEESRIVAGIDRILHEEGSGMTEEPDHAPVARTLLTPFYTAYLKISEGCSHRCSYCTIPLIRGPHRSRDRSELIEEAKGLVDQGVRELIVIGQDITRFGSDRGEPNALPVLLQELSGIEGVRWIRLMYLHPDHLSDELIGFVASEKKVLPYLDLPVQHISDPILKKMHRKVTAEDLYRRIGKVREILPDVVLRTSLIVGFPGEGEGDFHTLCDFVREVRFHHVGVFEYSREEGTSAALLPDPVPPEVRKERRGILMEIQAGISGERNEERIGRTLEVLVEGHSSETDLLLAGRYYGQAPEIDGQVLINEGNAEVGEFYDVRITDAHTYDLVGAIVE; encoded by the coding sequence ATGAGTGTAAAAAAAATCGGCCTGATCTCTCTGGGCTGCCCGAAAAATCTGGTTGACAGTGAGGAGATGGCGGGCCGTCTGCGCAAAGCCGGCTATAGACTGACGGGAGATGAGCGTGAAGCGGATCTGATCCTGATCAACACCTGCGGTTTTATTGAATCCGCCCGGGAGGAGTCGATCGACACGATCCTTGAATACTGCCGCCGGAAAGAGGCGGGGGATCTTGAGGGGGTGATTGTGACCGGCTGCCTGGCGGAGCGGTACCGGGCGGAACTGGAAAAGGAGATCCCCGAGGTCGATGCCTTTCTGACTCTTTCCGAGGAAAGTCGGATTGTGGCCGGGATCGACCGGATTCTACACGAAGAGGGAAGCGGTATGACGGAGGAGCCGGATCATGCTCCCGTTGCACGGACCCTCCTGACCCCTTTTTATACCGCCTACCTGAAGATCTCCGAGGGGTGCAGCCATCGGTGCAGTTACTGCACGATTCCCTTGATCCGGGGACCCCACCGGAGCCGGGATCGCTCGGAATTGATCGAAGAGGCGAAGGGGTTGGTCGATCAGGGGGTGCGGGAACTGATCGTGATCGGTCAGGACATCACCCGGTTCGGGTCCGACCGGGGTGAACCGAATGCTTTGCCGGTCCTGCTGCAGGAACTTTCCGGCATCGAGGGAGTGCGGTGGATCCGTCTCATGTATCTCCACCCCGACCATCTCTCGGATGAACTGATCGGGTTCGTTGCCTCGGAGAAGAAGGTTCTGCCCTATCTCGATCTGCCGGTTCAGCACATCAGCGACCCGATCCTCAAGAAGATGCACCGGAAGGTAACGGCGGAGGATTTGTACCGTCGGATCGGGAAGGTGCGGGAGATCCTTCCCGACGTGGTTCTGCGAACCAGCCTGATCGTCGGATTTCCCGGCGAGGGAGAAGGGGATTTTCATACTCTCTGCGATTTTGTCCGGGAGGTTCGCTTCCATCATGTAGGGGTCTTTGAATATTCCCGGGAAGAAGGAACTTCCGCGGCATTGCTCCCCGACCCGGTCCCGCCGGAAGTGCGAAAAGAGCGCCGGGGAATCCTGATGGAGATACAGGCGGGGATCTCCGGAGAACGGAATGAGGAACGGATCGGCCGGACTCTCGAAGTCCTCGTGGAAGGACATTCTTCCGAGACCGATCTGCTCCTTGCCGGCCGATACTATGGACAGGCGCCGGAGATCGACGGGCAGGTACTGATCAACGAGGGGAATGCCGAGGTGGGAGAGTTCTATGATGTCCGGATCACCGACGCCCATACCTATGATCTCGTAGGAGCGATCGTGGAATAA
- a CDS encoding DNA translocase FtsK: MKDWRNHPKVREGLGIVCTVASVFLLISLLTYHNFDPSFSTPGNGEIQNYGGLVGSYLSDLFFNLIGGAAFLIPLFMLLFAASLIRSMEWTRQKILLHLTGGVILVLSLATLLGLHFSSISFFSQTLYRAGGWIGTILSKGMLHLFAKTGTYLILMTLFLISLMITTGLSLLTLAVKGGETLKILYEKGKTQYLYKKEKEQKTQVLKKKIEIKNHRPKPKVAKKKEPKKGVEAFQEELDFHATDGVYRLPPVTLLADPPEPEKKASRDELLMNSEILEKKLADFGVHGQVTEVHPGPVVTMYEYQPAPGIKVSKIVNLADDLAMAMRAIRVRIVAPLPGKPAVGIEIPNNNREDVYMKDILTSESYRKTKSLLNLAMGKNIFGDPFHYDLARMPHLLVAGATGSGKSVAVNSMILSILFNAKPEEVRLIMVDPKMLELSIYDGIPHLIAPVVTDSRKAAGALFWAVKEMERRYQLLSEKGVRNIIGFNRAIDKEIKEWSKKKSTLSLNTDEAEDAGEKPMRLPYLVIVIDELADLMMVAGRDVEEAITRLSQMARAAGIHLIMATQRPSTDVITGVIKANFPARISFQVSSKYDARTILDTVGSEHLLGKGDMLFLPPASSQLIRLHGSFLSDDDISRVVEFVKRQGKPEYDEEVLNAELRSGGEKEEEEPYDEFYDSAVNLVIESRQASISMLQRRLRVGYNRAARMIERMEREGVVGPADGARPRDVLVGKDFN, from the coding sequence CTGAAGGACTGGCGGAACCACCCGAAGGTTCGGGAGGGGTTGGGGATCGTCTGCACGGTGGCATCGGTCTTTCTCCTCATCAGCCTTCTGACCTATCACAATTTTGATCCTTCCTTCAGTACTCCCGGAAATGGCGAGATCCAAAATTACGGCGGTTTGGTCGGTTCCTACCTCTCCGACCTCTTTTTTAATCTTATCGGCGGGGCGGCTTTTCTGATTCCCCTTTTTATGCTCCTCTTTGCCGCTTCTCTCATCCGAAGCATGGAATGGACGCGGCAGAAGATTCTTCTCCACCTTACAGGCGGCGTAATCCTGGTTCTTTCCCTTGCCACCCTCCTCGGTCTTCATTTCTCCTCGATCTCTTTTTTTTCGCAGACCCTCTACAGAGCAGGGGGGTGGATCGGTACGATTCTGTCGAAGGGGATGCTGCATCTTTTCGCCAAGACCGGGACCTATCTGATCCTAATGACGCTCTTTTTGATTTCACTGATGATTACCACCGGCCTCTCTCTTTTGACCCTGGCCGTGAAGGGGGGAGAGACCCTCAAGATCCTCTATGAAAAGGGGAAGACCCAATATCTCTACAAAAAAGAGAAGGAACAGAAAACCCAGGTCTTGAAGAAAAAGATCGAGATCAAAAACCACCGGCCGAAACCGAAGGTCGCGAAAAAAAAGGAACCCAAGAAGGGGGTAGAGGCCTTCCAGGAGGAGCTTGACTTTCATGCCACCGACGGGGTTTATCGACTTCCTCCGGTCACCCTCCTTGCCGATCCTCCCGAGCCGGAGAAGAAGGCGAGCCGGGACGAGCTGCTGATGAATTCCGAGATTCTCGAAAAGAAGCTGGCCGATTTCGGGGTCCATGGACAGGTGACGGAGGTCCATCCCGGGCCGGTGGTCACCATGTACGAATATCAGCCTGCGCCGGGGATCAAGGTGAGCAAGATCGTGAATCTGGCCGACGACCTTGCCATGGCCATGCGGGCCATACGGGTCCGGATCGTGGCGCCCCTGCCGGGAAAGCCCGCCGTCGGAATTGAGATCCCCAACAACAATCGGGAGGATGTCTACATGAAAGATATCCTCACCAGCGAGTCTTATCGGAAAACGAAGAGCCTCCTCAATCTCGCCATGGGCAAAAACATTTTCGGGGACCCCTTTCACTACGACCTGGCCCGGATGCCCCACCTTTTAGTGGCCGGGGCGACCGGCTCGGGCAAGTCGGTGGCCGTTAACTCGATGATCCTGAGCATTCTTTTTAATGCCAAGCCGGAGGAGGTCCGGCTGATTATGGTCGATCCCAAGATGCTCGAGCTTTCAATCTACGATGGGATCCCCCACCTCATCGCTCCGGTGGTAACCGATTCCCGGAAGGCGGCGGGGGCACTCTTCTGGGCGGTGAAAGAGATGGAACGGCGCTATCAGCTCCTGTCGGAGAAGGGGGTACGGAATATTATCGGTTTTAATCGGGCCATCGACAAGGAGATCAAAGAGTGGTCCAAGAAGAAGTCGACCCTCTCCCTCAACACGGACGAAGCAGAGGATGCCGGGGAAAAACCGATGCGTCTGCCCTACCTGGTGATCGTGATTGATGAACTGGCCGACCTGATGATGGTCGCCGGCCGGGATGTGGAGGAGGCGATTACCCGTCTTTCCCAGATGGCCCGGGCGGCGGGAATTCACCTGATCATGGCGACACAGCGTCCTTCAACGGATGTCATTACCGGGGTGATCAAGGCCAACTTTCCCGCCCGGATCTCTTTCCAGGTTTCCTCGAAGTATGATGCCCGGACCATTCTCGACACCGTCGGTTCAGAACATCTCCTCGGCAAGGGGGACATGCTCTTTCTCCCGCCGGCCTCATCGCAGTTGATCCGGCTGCACGGTTCATTTCTCTCCGATGACGATATCAGCCGGGTGGTGGAGTTCGTGAAACGGCAGGGGAAACCGGAATATGACGAGGAGGTCCTCAACGCGGAACTTCGTTCCGGGGGTGAGAAGGAGGAGGAAGAGCCTTATGATGAATTTTACGATTCGGCCGTCAACCTGGTGATCGAAAGCCGGCAGGCCTCGATCTCCATGCTTCAGCGGAGGCTCCGCGTCGGCTACAACCGGGCGGCCCGGATGATCGAGCGGATGGAACGGGAAGGAGTGGTCGGTCCCGCCGACGGGGCCCGGCCCCGGGATGTTCTTGTCGGCAAGGATTTTAATTGA
- the lysA gene encoding diaminopimelate decarboxylase: MHHFKYRGDQFYCEDVPVREIAEAVGTPFYLYSTATLERHYLAFEKALKGTPHRICYSVKANSNLAVLALFARLGSGFDIVSGGELIRVLRAGGDPGKVVFSGVGKGTEEIRAALEAGILLFNVESLPELREIDRVAGSMGKTAPVAFRVNPDVDPKTHPYISTGLKRNKFGIPIEEAGSAYRLAVELDHVEPIGVDCHIGSQLTEMAPFLAAVERVKGLIGALKAEGIAIRYFDLGGGLGISYDEEEPPHPTEYGRALIRHTQELDCTMIFEPGRVIVGNAGILVTRVRYTKENLGRKFIIVDAGMNDLARPSLYQAYHRLQAVERKITENITADVVGPICESGDFLAQDREIQPYEQGDLMAVMSVGGYGFVMSSNYNTRPRVPEVLVSGGQYHIVRKRETVEELMAGESIPPILQQ; this comes from the coding sequence ATGCATCATTTCAAGTATCGGGGGGATCAGTTCTATTGTGAGGATGTCCCGGTCCGCGAGATCGCAGAGGCGGTCGGCACCCCGTTCTATCTATACAGTACGGCCACCCTGGAGCGGCACTATCTGGCCTTTGAAAAGGCACTCAAGGGGACGCCGCATCGGATCTGTTATTCCGTGAAGGCGAATTCCAACCTGGCGGTCCTTGCTCTTTTTGCCCGGTTAGGGAGCGGTTTCGATATTGTCTCCGGCGGGGAATTGATCCGGGTTCTCCGGGCCGGAGGAGATCCGGGCAAGGTTGTTTTTTCCGGTGTCGGTAAGGGGACGGAGGAGATCCGGGCGGCCCTTGAGGCGGGGATCCTCCTCTTCAATGTCGAATCCCTTCCGGAGTTGCGTGAGATTGACCGGGTTGCCGGATCGATGGGCAAGACGGCGCCCGTTGCTTTCCGGGTGAATCCCGATGTCGATCCGAAAACCCACCCCTACATCTCGACGGGATTGAAACGGAACAAGTTCGGTATTCCCATCGAAGAGGCGGGTTCGGCCTATCGGCTGGCGGTGGAGCTTGACCATGTGGAGCCGATCGGCGTTGATTGTCATATCGGTTCCCAACTGACGGAGATGGCCCCTTTTCTCGCCGCCGTGGAGAGGGTAAAGGGGTTGATCGGGGCGCTGAAGGCCGAGGGGATCGCGATCCGCTACTTCGATCTGGGCGGGGGGCTCGGGATCAGTTACGACGAAGAGGAGCCGCCCCATCCCACGGAGTACGGCCGGGCGTTGATCCGGCATACGCAGGAGCTGGACTGTACGATGATCTTTGAGCCGGGCCGGGTGATTGTCGGCAATGCCGGGATTCTGGTGACCCGGGTTCGTTATACCAAGGAGAATCTCGGCCGGAAGTTCATCATCGTCGATGCCGGGATGAACGATCTGGCCCGGCCGAGCCTGTATCAGGCCTATCACCGGCTCCAGGCGGTGGAACGAAAGATTACGGAAAACATTACCGCCGATGTGGTCGGCCCGATCTGCGAGTCCGGGGATTTCCTCGCACAGGATCGGGAGATTCAGCCCTATGAGCAGGGCGACCTCATGGCTGTCATGTCCGTCGGGGGATACGGTTTCGTCATGTCCTCGAACTACAATACGCGGCCCCGCGTGCCGGAGGTCCTCGTTTCAGGGGGGCAATACCATATCGTCCGGAAGCGGGAGACGGTGGAGGAATTGATGGCCGGCGAGTCGATTCCTCCAATTTTGCAGCAATGA
- a CDS encoding outer membrane lipoprotein carrier protein LolA, with product MKRVLKGFSKTGCRVFLFILLWTVVLPRVVAAEGNAGKLLSSVIAGVEAHYRSLKDFQADFVQVARILSYPEDQRSEGRVYLKRKRKMRWDYSSPSKDQYFIDGDEVIQYSPEIRQARKVKLSGKGGVRSPLVFFEGLKSAEKDYSISFNKDPAFDRSTRDILQLTPRDSKAVGLARILLFVDKKDFHVGRIDQYDLYGNVTELYFRNVKINQGLADSFFRFKVPDGVMVIEQP from the coding sequence ATGAAACGGGTTTTGAAGGGATTCTCAAAGACAGGCTGTCGGGTTTTCCTCTTCATCCTGTTGTGGACCGTTGTCCTCCCCAGGGTTGTTGCTGCCGAGGGGAATGCAGGAAAGTTACTCTCTTCCGTAATTGCCGGGGTCGAAGCCCATTACCGGTCGCTCAAGGATTTTCAGGCCGACTTTGTTCAGGTGGCGCGGATCCTTTCTTATCCGGAAGATCAGCGTTCCGAGGGACGTGTCTACCTCAAGCGCAAAAGGAAGATGCGTTGGGATTATTCCAGCCCCTCGAAGGATCAGTATTTTATCGACGGTGACGAGGTGATCCAGTATTCTCCGGAGATCCGCCAGGCCCGGAAGGTGAAACTCTCGGGGAAGGGGGGCGTCCGTTCTCCCCTGGTTTTTTTTGAAGGGTTGAAGTCCGCCGAAAAGGATTATTCCATCTCATTCAACAAAGACCCCGCTTTTGACCGGTCGACCCGGGATATCCTGCAACTGACGCCCAGGGATTCGAAGGCCGTGGGACTGGCCCGGATCCTCCTCTTCGTCGACAAGAAGGATTTTCATGTCGGCCGGATTGATCAATACGACCTCTACGGCAATGTCACGGAACTCTACTTTCGGAACGTGAAGATCAACCAGGGGCTGGCTGATTCCTTTTTCCGGTTCAAGGTCCCCGATGGTGTGATGGTGATCGAGCAGCCATGA
- a CDS encoding formylglycine-generating enzyme family protein — protein MSPYRMVFLLLVLISFGSGCSGKPEQHAAKEVAQHAEQQSAKPPAVIPGMTYIPAGSFRMGADDSYDDEAPAHLVDLPAYYIDTHEVTVGEYRKFAEATGRTLPVELKNPVMGKDELPVVEVTWKDADAYAKWAGKRLPTEAEWEKAARGTDGRRYPWGNEPPYHGGRYWACYSATLFHNPIYTRTVPGDFYATDSSPYGVRNMAGNVSEWTAGVYTPYPGNEMSNRLYGKGIHVIRGGAWSSNAALLRITRRQAIAIEGYHHNDVGFRCAKDAE, from the coding sequence ATGTCCCCTTACAGAATGGTTTTTCTCCTTCTTGTTTTGATCTCCTTCGGTTCCGGCTGTAGCGGGAAGCCGGAGCAGCATGCGGCGAAAGAGGTGGCGCAGCATGCCGAGCAGCAGTCTGCAAAGCCGCCGGCGGTGATCCCGGGAATGACCTATATCCCCGCCGGCTCCTTCCGGATGGGAGCGGACGACTCGTACGACGATGAGGCGCCCGCTCATCTCGTGGATCTGCCCGCCTACTATATTGATACTCATGAGGTGACCGTGGGCGAGTACCGCAAATTTGCCGAGGCGACCGGACGGACCCTGCCGGTGGAACTGAAGAACCCGGTGATGGGCAAGGACGAACTGCCGGTGGTCGAGGTGACCTGGAAGGATGCGGATGCCTATGCGAAGTGGGCGGGAAAGCGTCTCCCCACGGAGGCGGAATGGGAAAAGGCCGCACGGGGCACCGACGGGCGCCGCTATCCGTGGGGTAATGAGCCGCCCTACCACGGGGGCCGCTATTGGGCATGCTACTCCGCGACCCTCTTCCACAACCCCATCTACACCCGCACCGTTCCCGGGGACTTCTATGCGACCGATAGTTCGCCCTACGGGGTTCGCAACATGGCCGGGAACGTCTCCGAATGGACAGCGGGTGTCTATACCCCGTACCCCGGCAATGAGATGTCGAACAGACTGTACGGCAAGGGGATCCACGTGATCCGGGGGGGGGCATGGAGTTCAAATGCCGCGCTGTTGCGGATTACCCGACGGCAGGCGATTGCCATCGAAGGTTATCACCACAACGACGTCGGCTTTCGGTGTGCAAAGGACGCGGAGTAA
- a CDS encoding DUF1573 domain-containing protein, producing the protein MIRKILAVVLMMMLCAAVSAAVGPRVAVSSPVFDFGTILQGTQVVHRFELENRGDETLEIYKVETTCGCTVARDYPREIAPGKSGELLVVFNSRHKRGPQSKGISLLTNAPDGRFLLRIKGNVLEPVTVNPLICNFGLVPPGKVVSRSVTLSNHSAKPIHLEVVKPFDTRLRISVDDPAVPAGGEIKVSVAFVGKAEQPDFSGLALIRTDLPQVPVVTFRIIARGAASNNPVAE; encoded by the coding sequence ATGATACGAAAGATCCTGGCCGTTGTTCTTATGATGATGCTCTGTGCTGCGGTTTCAGCGGCCGTGGGGCCGCGAGTGGCGGTCTCTTCGCCGGTCTTTGACTTTGGAACGATTCTCCAGGGGACCCAGGTGGTACACCGCTTTGAACTGGAAAATCGGGGGGACGAGACGCTGGAGATTTACAAGGTGGAAACCACCTGCGGTTGCACCGTTGCCCGTGACTACCCGCGTGAGATCGCCCCGGGGAAGAGCGGCGAACTTCTCGTGGTTTTTAACTCCCGGCACAAAAGGGGTCCCCAGTCGAAGGGGATTTCCCTCCTGACCAACGCGCCGGACGGGCGATTCCTGCTCCGGATCAAAGGGAATGTCCTGGAACCCGTTACCGTGAATCCCCTGATTTGTAACTTCGGCCTGGTTCCTCCGGGGAAGGTGGTCTCCCGGTCGGTGACTCTGTCGAATCACTCGGCGAAGCCGATCCATCTTGAGGTCGTAAAACCCTTCGATACCCGCCTCAGGATCTCTGTCGACGATCCTGCCGTGCCTGCCGGTGGTGAGATCAAGGTGTCGGTGGCGTTCGTCGGCAAGGCCGAACAACCGGATTTTTCCGGCCTTGCCCTGATCCGTACGGACCTTCCTCAGGTGCCGGTTGTCACGTTCCGTATTATCGCCCGGGGAGCGGCATCGAACAATCCCGTTGCGGAGTGA
- the argH gene encoding argininosuccinate lyase: MDKGVEAFTASVHYDKRLAPYDIEGSMAHCRMLARQKIIPSADAKKILQGLRSIAREIEGGTFPFRPELEDIHMNIEGRLIEKIGDVGGRLHTARSRNDQVALDTRLFLRDAIGGIDDLIRGLILILIEKAKAGEGVIMPGFTHLQIAQPVLFAHHLLAYCEMFLRDRERLTECAKRVNRLPLGSGALAGTPFPIDREFVADQLGFEGVTENSMDAVSDRDYLVEFFTAASLIMMHLSRFSEELILWSSEPFSFVEMGDDYATGSSIMPQKKNPDVPELVRGKTGRVYGHLMAMLTNLKGLPLTYNRDLQEDKEPLFDTVDTVVGSLTVFAGMIKSLTIRRERMESCATKGFSTATDLADYLVRKGLPFRTAHEVTGKIVRFCMDAGRGLESLSLQEMQSFHPSIEKDIYGVLTPKASVASRDIPGGTAPARVKKRIAAIRRKVSPSPRRGRSG, from the coding sequence ATGGATAAGGGCGTGGAGGCCTTTACCGCGTCGGTCCATTACGACAAACGGCTGGCCCCCTACGATATTGAAGGGAGCATGGCCCACTGCCGGATGCTGGCCCGGCAGAAGATTATCCCCTCCGCGGATGCAAAGAAGATCCTGCAGGGGCTTCGTTCCATCGCCCGGGAGATTGAGGGGGGGACCTTTCCCTTCCGTCCTGAGCTGGAAGATATCCACATGAATATCGAAGGGCGGCTCATTGAGAAGATCGGTGACGTGGGCGGCAGGCTCCACACGGCCCGGAGCCGGAACGACCAGGTGGCCCTCGATACCCGCCTCTTTCTCCGGGATGCCATCGGGGGGATTGATGATCTCATCCGGGGTCTGATCCTCATTCTCATAGAGAAGGCGAAGGCCGGGGAGGGGGTGATCATGCCGGGTTTTACTCATCTTCAGATCGCCCAGCCGGTGTTGTTCGCCCATCATCTTCTGGCCTACTGTGAGATGTTCCTCCGGGATCGGGAGCGCCTGACCGAATGCGCGAAGCGGGTCAACCGCCTCCCCCTTGGATCCGGGGCCCTTGCCGGGACCCCTTTCCCGATCGACCGGGAGTTTGTGGCCGATCAGCTCGGTTTCGAGGGGGTTACGGAGAACAGTATGGATGCCGTGAGCGACCGGGATTACCTGGTCGAATTCTTCACAGCGGCCTCCCTGATCATGATGCATCTTTCCCGTTTCAGCGAAGAGCTGATCCTCTGGTCGAGTGAGCCCTTCTCTTTCGTCGAGATGGGGGACGACTACGCCACGGGGAGCAGTATCATGCCTCAGAAAAAGAATCCCGATGTGCCGGAACTGGTCCGGGGAAAGACGGGCCGGGTTTACGGCCACCTCATGGCGATGCTGACGAACCTGAAGGGGCTGCCCCTCACGTATAACCGGGATCTCCAGGAGGACAAGGAGCCCCTCTTTGATACCGTCGATACCGTCGTTGGGTCGCTCACGGTATTCGCCGGGATGATCAAGAGTCTGACCATCCGGCGGGAGAGGATGGAGTCGTGTGCAACGAAGGGGTTTTCCACGGCCACCGATCTGGCGGATTACCTGGTCCGGAAGGGACTTCCCTTTCGCACGGCTCATGAAGTGACGGGGAAAATCGTCCGGTTCTGTATGGACGCGGGTCGGGGGCTTGAATCCCTCTCCCTGCAGGAGATGCAGAGCTTTCACCCCTCCATTGAAAAGGACATCTATGGTGTGCTTACGCCGAAGGCGTCCGTTGCCTCCCGGGACATTCCCGGTGGAACGGCACCGGCCCGGGTCAAAAAACGGATTGCGGCGATCCGGCGTAAGGTTTCCCCTTCTCCCCGCCGCGGCCGGAGTGGTTAG
- a CDS encoding fibronectin type III domain-containing protein, producing the protein MAGCRVGVFLLLGLLWTACGVKTPLVSPDLELPKAVGGFEVIIRGKTVLFTWPAPDGKHREEISGYRLFYEDLLADRQRGCNCRRFHDLAFVDPVSSEIVDGRLQLKLDIDPVWMGKLYSYLVVPVSRKGFAGAESEEEVVLWEPSPPPPSSLTAVPGDRTATLQWKSPPGESVRYLVYRRSGKAAFPLHPVNAVPLGKPHFEEGGLRNGTTYHYAVRSIAAGGPPWIESVSSPEVSVIPLDRKAPASPIGIEAIAGPGRVRLFWEENKETDLAGYRVYRRTKKEKNARFIGEVKTPGTAFTDSSVSAGVRYEYSVTAFDHAPEPNESAPSRKVTVVAQ; encoded by the coding sequence ATGGCAGGATGTCGGGTCGGGGTTTTTCTTCTCCTCGGACTGCTCTGGACGGCCTGTGGTGTAAAGACCCCTCTTGTCTCTCCCGATCTTGAACTCCCAAAGGCGGTGGGCGGGTTTGAGGTCATCATCCGGGGCAAGACGGTCCTTTTTACCTGGCCGGCGCCGGACGGGAAGCATCGGGAAGAGATCAGTGGATACCGGCTCTTCTACGAGGATCTTCTGGCGGACCGGCAGCGGGGATGCAACTGCCGCCGTTTTCACGACCTGGCTTTTGTCGATCCGGTGTCTTCGGAGATCGTGGATGGTCGCCTGCAACTGAAACTTGATATCGATCCAGTGTGGATGGGAAAGCTCTACAGCTATCTCGTGGTTCCGGTAAGCCGCAAGGGGTTTGCCGGGGCGGAATCGGAGGAAGAGGTTGTTCTCTGGGAGCCGTCTCCTCCGCCACCGTCTTCTCTGACGGCGGTGCCGGGGGATCGGACGGCGACCCTGCAATGGAAATCGCCGCCGGGTGAGAGTGTACGCTACCTTGTTTACCGGCGAAGCGGGAAGGCCGCCTTTCCGCTTCATCCGGTGAATGCCGTTCCCCTCGGGAAGCCCCACTTTGAAGAGGGGGGACTGCGGAACGGAACGACCTATCATTATGCCGTACGGAGCATTGCCGCCGGGGGGCCACCCTGGATCGAAAGTGTGTCTTCGCCCGAGGTTTCGGTCATTCCCCTGGACCGGAAGGCCCCGGCGTCCCCTATAGGGATAGAGGCGATCGCGGGTCCGGGGCGGGTCAGGCTCTTCTGGGAGGAAAACAAAGAAACGGACCTGGCCGGTTACCGGGTTTATCGGCGGACGAAAAAAGAGAAGAATGCCCGCTTTATCGGAGAAGTGAAAACCCCGGGGACGGCCTTCACCGATTCTTCGGTAAGCGCCGGGGTACGTTATGAATATTCGGTCACGGCCTTTGACCATGCCCCGGAACCGAATGAAAGCGCGCCTTCGCGCAAGGTGACTGTGGTTGCACAATAA
- the uppP gene encoding undecaprenyl-diphosphatase UppP: protein MTLLNAAILGLVQGLTEFLPVSSSGHLVIVQHLLHFTDPNLAFDVVLHLGTLLAVFIYFGADLRKILSASLGKGDSKWRRVGLLILLGTVPTGVIGVLFKDVFERLFSSPETVVWTLAVTGLLLFTADRVKRADRPLSGIGVKDAILIGVVQGISVIPGISRSGSTIATGLYRRIEARAAARFSFLLSIPAILGAVVLEGKDILGHTVGGSGAAFFVGFMTAAVSGWLAIRILMALLVRRGLTGFALYCWGVAAITFFWIV from the coding sequence ATGACGCTCCTCAATGCGGCTATTCTCGGACTGGTGCAAGGACTGACGGAGTTTCTTCCGGTGAGCAGTTCCGGGCACCTGGTGATCGTGCAGCACCTGCTCCATTTTACAGATCCGAATCTTGCCTTTGATGTGGTTCTGCACTTGGGGACCCTTCTTGCGGTTTTTATCTATTTCGGGGCGGACCTCCGGAAGATTCTGTCCGCCTCTTTGGGGAAAGGGGACTCCAAATGGCGAAGGGTGGGGCTGCTGATTCTGCTGGGGACGGTCCCGACGGGGGTGATCGGCGTTCTTTTCAAGGATGTTTTTGAGCGTCTCTTCTCATCCCCTGAGACGGTGGTCTGGACGCTGGCCGTGACGGGGCTCCTCCTTTTTACCGCCGACCGGGTGAAAAGGGCGGATCGACCCCTTTCCGGGATCGGAGTGAAGGACGCCATCCTGATCGGAGTGGTGCAGGGGATCTCGGTGATCCCGGGGATCTCCCGGTCAGGCTCCACCATCGCCACCGGACTCTATCGAAGGATCGAGGCTCGTGCGGCCGCGCGGTTTTCCTTCCTCCTGTCGATTCCGGCGATTCTGGGTGCCGTGGTACTGGAAGGAAAAGATATTCTCGGACATACGGTAGGCGGCTCCGGAGCGGCCTTTTTCGTCGGGTTCATGACGGCCGCCGTCAGCGGATGGCTGGCGATACGGATCCTGATGGCGCTTCTTGTACGCAGGGGACTGACGGGGTTTGCCCTCTATTGCTGGGGGGTTGCGGCGATCACCTTTTTCTGGATTGTCTGA